Proteins from one Hoplias malabaricus isolate fHopMal1 chromosome 2, fHopMal1.hap1, whole genome shotgun sequence genomic window:
- the LOC136676728 gene encoding uncharacterized protein, translating into MVHKAQNQAHLMAISVPRPQPNRKPVSTVLNQLELLQAFARDPNVEGIAIVQIGGDKGMDQFFSIRLWEVGTEFCYVFEMDSSLVDKVDQLEVRIRSLLLLRDKQRDSVLATPGALGRVSTPTTPALEPSQRGEWVTSRRHSRKAKADANAEAKASPPGHHAPLIRVSNRFAPLSKAPAEEPVKSALVIGDSIVRHVKLATPLGAPAVTVSCLSGARAPDISGNLRLLANRRYSRVVIHVGANDIRLRQSEVTKGNIREVIKLAQTMSDAVICSGPIPMRRGDEAYSRLWALNCWMSKWCSENQVGFIDNWLRFEGKPGLIGRDGIHPTREGAALLSCSIAHSILVSQQSSVDSC; encoded by the exons atggttcacaaggcacaaaatcaagctcatctcatggccatctcagtccccagacctcaacccaatagaaaacctgtgaG CACAGTTCTGAATCAGCTGGAGCTTCTGCAGGCTTTTGCCAGAGATCCCAATGTGGAGGGCATTGCAATAGTCCAGATTGGAGGAGACAAAGGCATGGACCAATTTTTCAGCATCCGGTTGTGGGAAGTAGGGACAGAGTTTTGCTATGTTTTTGAGATGGA tagctctctggtggataaagtggaccagttagaagtgcgcatccggagcttattattgttgagggataaacagcgagattcagtgttagcaactccgggtgccttagggagagttagcacccccacgactccggcgttagagccctcacagcggggtgaatgggtgacgtctcggcgtcatagccggaaagctaaggctgatgctaacgctgaggccaaagctagcccaccgggacaccacgctcctctgattcgcgtgtcaaacaggtttgccccgctcagcaaagcacccgctgaggagcctgttaagagtgctctggttataggagactctattgttcggcacgtgaaattagctactcctttaggggcgccggcagtaacagttagctgtttatcgggagccagagcgccggatattagtggcaaccttagactgttagctaataggagatattcgagggtagtcattcatgtaggggccaatgatattcgtctgcggcagtctgaggtaactaagggtaatattagagaggtgattaaactggcccagacgatgtccgatgccgtaatctgctctggccccataccaatgcggcgtggcgacgaagcttacagcagactttgggcgttaaactgctggatgtccaagtggtgttccgaaaatcaagtgggctttatagacaattggttacgttttgagggcaagcctggtcttataggtagggatggtatccaccccacgcgggagggtgctgccttactttcttgcagtatagcacatagtattttagttagtcagcagagtagtgtagatagctgctga